One stretch of Saccharopolyspora erythraea DNA includes these proteins:
- a CDS encoding MFS transporter — protein sequence MTVPAQNTPSPSRVMAIAISSAFLIGLDAMVVAPLIPAIAEDTGAPARLGGLLVSMYALLFALSAPLFGALSDRLGRRRILTIGLVVFVVGNALTGVGLNFGFLLACRAVSGLGAAMIMPSVYAMISDTHPFEQRGKAIGKVVAGLLSSSVVGVPIGSYLAYLTSWSAAFFVIAAATAVVLVLVLVLLPEMAGPSAGKPQKTSAAKAVLGMVRSAVSTPAVLFVLACTLLWAAALYGLFSNIGTFYAERFHLNEAQAGLTIMGSGAGSMAGALLGGRIADRVGKRTVMVVAALVAATGVIATPLIGDNLVLVLIAFIAWGTAVGIGQPCLTALVSELRPEIRGTALALNSSAQYLGMMLATSLAALLLERGASFVVIGVICGVCALLVLPLLAGIKGAAGTVAAQEKQAAQEVAR from the coding sequence ATGACCGTCCCCGCCCAGAACACCCCGAGCCCGAGCCGGGTCATGGCGATCGCGATATCCAGCGCGTTCCTGATCGGCCTCGACGCCATGGTCGTCGCGCCGCTGATCCCGGCCATCGCCGAGGACACCGGTGCGCCCGCCCGGCTCGGCGGGCTGCTGGTGAGCATGTACGCGCTGCTGTTCGCGTTGTCGGCACCGCTTTTCGGTGCCCTGTCCGACCGCCTCGGCCGCCGCCGCATCCTGACGATCGGACTGGTCGTCTTCGTGGTGGGCAACGCGCTCACCGGCGTCGGCCTGAACTTCGGGTTCCTGCTCGCCTGCCGCGCGGTCTCCGGGCTCGGCGCGGCGATGATCATGCCCAGCGTGTACGCGATGATCTCCGACACCCACCCGTTCGAGCAGCGCGGCAAGGCGATCGGCAAGGTCGTGGCCGGGCTGCTCAGCTCGTCGGTGGTCGGTGTCCCGATCGGCTCCTACCTGGCCTACCTCACCAGCTGGAGCGCGGCGTTCTTCGTCATCGCCGCGGCCACCGCGGTGGTCCTGGTGCTGGTGCTCGTGCTGCTGCCGGAAATGGCCGGGCCGTCGGCGGGCAAGCCGCAGAAGACCAGCGCCGCCAAGGCGGTCCTGGGTATGGTGCGAAGCGCCGTCTCCACGCCCGCGGTGCTGTTCGTCCTGGCCTGCACGCTGCTCTGGGCAGCGGCTCTCTACGGGCTGTTCTCCAACATCGGCACCTTCTACGCCGAGCGGTTCCACCTCAACGAGGCGCAGGCGGGCCTGACCATCATGGGTTCGGGCGCGGGCAGCATGGCCGGGGCGCTGCTGGGCGGCCGCATCGCCGACCGGGTCGGCAAGCGGACCGTGATGGTGGTGGCCGCGCTGGTCGCCGCGACCGGGGTGATCGCCACCCCGCTGATCGGCGACAACCTGGTGCTGGTGCTGATCGCCTTCATCGCGTGGGGCACCGCGGTCGGCATCGGCCAGCCGTGCCTGACCGCGCTGGTCAGCGAGCTGCGCCCGGAGATCCGGGGTACCGCGCTGGCGCTCAACAGCTCCGCGCAGTACCTCGGCATGATGCTGGCGACCAGCCTGGCGGCGCTGCTGCTGGAGCGCGGCGCCTCGTTCGTGGTGATCGGCGTGATCTGCGGCGTCTGCGCGCTGCTGGTGCTGCCGCTGCTGGCCGGCATCAAGGGAGCGGCGGGCACCGTCGCGGCGCAGGAGAAGCAGGCGGCGCAGGAGGTGGCCCGATGA
- a CDS encoding ester cyclase: MTADVRGKVLFEKFVDLWNGDLDYADTAEFIADDVVVHSAQLARYLGFPDSNQITTRQGLLDWVTSVRTLLDGVRFRTVPGPIQEGDLVAGGYVVTGTYAGGAPNAQAEPGTPVEYTGMSITRIENGKIAEYWVLSDALGLLSDLKAIHRP, translated from the coding sequence ATGACCGCGGACGTGCGCGGCAAGGTGCTGTTCGAGAAGTTCGTCGACCTGTGGAACGGGGACCTCGACTACGCCGACACCGCGGAGTTCATCGCCGACGACGTCGTCGTGCACAGCGCACAGCTCGCCCGGTACCTCGGTTTCCCCGACTCCAACCAGATCACCACCCGCCAGGGGCTGTTGGACTGGGTGACCTCGGTGCGCACCCTGCTCGACGGCGTGCGCTTCCGGACCGTGCCGGGCCCCATCCAGGAGGGCGACCTCGTCGCGGGCGGCTATGTGGTGACCGGCACCTACGCCGGTGGCGCGCCCAACGCCCAGGCGGAGCCGGGAACGCCGGTGGAGTACACCGGGATGTCCATCACCCGCATCGAGAACGGCAAGATCGCCGAGTACTGGGTCCTGTCGGACGCCCTCGGGCTGCTGTCGGACCTGAAGGCGATCCACCGGCCCTGA
- a CDS encoding 1-aminocyclopropane-1-carboxylate deaminase/D-cysteine desulfhydrase translates to MAWPEVDLQLPSPEIEVKDDRLAAKGVRVILKRDDLIHTHMPGNKWRKLKYNLQEAQRTGHDTLLTFGGAYSNHIRAVAAAGCYFGFKTVGVIRGEQHLPLNDTLAFATSCGMRLSYLDRGTYRNKHDPSVADALRERFGRFYLLPEGGSNALAVRGCAELAAEIETDFDVICCACGTGGTIAGIAGSLRAGQRTIGFPVLKGAHFLYEDIARLQREGLGKVSDNWTLALDFHFGGFARKTRNLDEFIQDFRGRHGVELDWVYVAKMLYGVFVLVERRDFKPGTTIVGVVTG, encoded by the coding sequence GTGGCCTGGCCAGAAGTTGACCTGCAGCTCCCGTCACCTGAGATCGAGGTGAAAGATGATCGGCTTGCTGCCAAGGGGGTGCGAGTCATCCTCAAACGTGACGATCTCATCCACACCCACATGCCAGGCAACAAGTGGCGGAAGCTCAAGTACAACCTCCAGGAAGCGCAGCGCACGGGACACGACACTCTCTTGACTTTCGGCGGTGCGTACTCGAACCACATTCGGGCAGTAGCAGCAGCCGGTTGCTACTTCGGGTTCAAGACCGTGGGTGTGATTCGTGGGGAGCAGCACCTCCCGCTCAATGACACGTTGGCGTTCGCAACTTCCTGTGGCATGCGGCTCTCGTATCTCGATCGCGGTACGTACCGGAACAAGCACGATCCTTCCGTTGCCGATGCGCTGCGAGAGCGGTTCGGGCGGTTCTACCTGCTTCCAGAGGGTGGTAGCAACGCTCTCGCGGTGCGAGGCTGTGCTGAGCTGGCGGCGGAGATCGAGACCGACTTCGATGTGATCTGCTGTGCTTGTGGTACCGGTGGCACGATCGCGGGGATAGCGGGATCGCTTAGGGCCGGACAGCGAACTATTGGGTTCCCGGTCTTGAAGGGAGCACACTTCCTCTACGAGGACATCGCCCGATTGCAGCGCGAAGGTCTGGGCAAGGTCAGCGACAACTGGACCCTCGCGCTCGACTTCCACTTCGGTGGTTTTGCCAGGAAGACGAGGAACCTGGACGAGTTCATCCAGGATTTTCGAGGACGGCACGGGGTCGAGCTGGATTGGGTCTACGTGGCCAAGATGCTCTACGGGGTGTTCGTCTTGGTCGAACGACGTGACTTCAAGCCGGGTACGACGATCGTCGGCGTGGTAACTGGTTGA
- a CDS encoding polysaccharide lyase: MRRRRGFRRVRRASGFAGMSLALLMALCAAPAGAAPEVSAAPWTGGFADFPGSSWKQHWGVVGEGGFGYDRMQAQGEQLDVFYGKGSSAPSCDNCPSEGGGQFYTDFRSIGRDDLADARTLHLSYQVRFGSDWDFGAKGGKLPGLYGGPPGHSSGGEHGDAWSTRYMWRVRGGESQATVYVYDPSQGGGYGKDVGLGAWSWQADGGWHTVEQSVDRDSGTITVDYDGREVLREQGIHQISEIPFSGVFFSTFFGGHDTSWGPSRDVHAQFRDFRVSEDELR, encoded by the coding sequence GTGAGAAGACGACGTGGATTCCGGCGGGTTCGCCGGGCGAGCGGGTTCGCGGGCATGTCCCTGGCATTGCTGATGGCCCTGTGCGCGGCCCCGGCCGGTGCCGCGCCGGAGGTCTCGGCCGCACCGTGGACCGGCGGTTTCGCCGACTTCCCGGGCAGTTCGTGGAAGCAGCACTGGGGAGTGGTCGGCGAGGGTGGCTTCGGCTACGACCGGATGCAGGCCCAGGGAGAACAGCTCGACGTGTTCTACGGCAAGGGATCCTCGGCGCCGTCGTGCGACAACTGCCCCAGCGAGGGCGGTGGCCAGTTCTACACCGACTTCCGCTCCATCGGGCGCGACGACCTCGCCGACGCCCGGACCCTGCACCTGAGCTACCAGGTCAGGTTCGGGTCGGACTGGGACTTCGGCGCCAAGGGCGGGAAGCTGCCCGGCCTCTACGGCGGCCCGCCCGGGCACTCCAGCGGCGGCGAGCACGGCGACGCCTGGTCGACCCGGTACATGTGGCGCGTCCGCGGCGGAGAGTCCCAGGCCACCGTCTACGTCTACGACCCGTCGCAGGGTGGCGGCTACGGCAAGGACGTCGGCCTGGGCGCGTGGTCGTGGCAGGCCGACGGCGGCTGGCACACCGTCGAGCAGTCGGTGGACCGCGACAGCGGCACGATCACCGTCGACTACGACGGGCGAGAAGTGCTGCGGGAGCAGGGAATCCACCAGATCTCGGAGATCCCGTTCTCCGGCGTGTTCTTCTCGACGTTCTTCGGTGGCCACGACACCTCGTGGGGCCCGAGCCGCGACGTGCACGCCCAGTTCCGCGACTTCCGGGTGAGCGAGGACGAACTCCGCTGA
- a CDS encoding response regulator: protein MIRVAVVDDDFRVAQVHAEFTERVPDFKVVGVAHSAEQARELVDTRNPDLVLLDNYLPDRSGIALLGELDVDAIMLTAATDPASVRAALAAGALNYLVKPFTAEQLGSRLTAYARYRARLPVTGGAVDQDEIDRAMRLLHEGDRPAAPKGQSPLTSQLVLDALQRGESARSAAEIAEELGIARATAQRYLAALAQDGKARMTLRYGASGRPEHQYEPLSSSR from the coding sequence GTGATCAGGGTGGCCGTGGTGGACGACGACTTCCGGGTGGCGCAGGTGCACGCCGAGTTCACCGAGCGGGTCCCGGACTTCAAGGTGGTCGGCGTCGCCCACAGCGCCGAGCAGGCCCGCGAGCTGGTCGACACCCGGAACCCCGACCTCGTGCTGCTCGACAACTACCTGCCCGACCGGTCGGGCATCGCGTTGCTGGGCGAGCTCGACGTCGACGCCATCATGCTCACCGCCGCCACCGACCCGGCCTCGGTGCGTGCGGCCCTGGCAGCCGGTGCGCTGAACTACCTGGTGAAGCCGTTCACCGCCGAGCAGCTCGGGAGCAGGCTCACCGCCTACGCCCGCTACCGGGCTCGCCTGCCGGTGACCGGCGGCGCGGTCGACCAGGACGAGATCGACCGCGCGATGCGGCTGCTGCACGAGGGCGACCGCCCCGCCGCTCCTAAGGGGCAGTCGCCGCTGACCTCCCAGCTGGTGCTGGATGCGTTGCAGCGCGGGGAAAGCGCGCGTTCGGCGGCCGAGATCGCCGAGGAACTCGGCATCGCGCGGGCGACCGCGCAGCGCTACCTCGCCGCTCTGGCGCAGGACGGCAAGGCGCGCATGACCTTGCGCTACGGCGCCAGCGGCCGCCCCGAGCACCAGTACGAACCACTGTCCTCGTCGCGGTAG
- a CDS encoding ATP-binding protein, translating into MSRRPMRFARQALLLQIGLITLVTAIGFLLVASLLDRNLTDQYGQRALGVARAVAADTGLAGAVAGGAQQAVRDEAERAREATGALFVVVTDRDGVRLSHPNPDEIGEHVSTDPRWVLAGHEVVNVQRGTLGLSARGKVPLRTADGTVVGQVSVGFDAQHIETALLRLIATSAAFAGGALLVGVAGAAWLTRVLKRRTLGLEPHELAELVRQREAVLYGIGEGVLAVDAGGRVSVCNREAERLLDTRIETGSPAADLDIPPRLREVLLAGRPVSNLITVSGDRVLVAGHRPVRRDGTDLGGVLTLRDRTDLEALSQELESVRGMTDTLRAQRHEFTNRLHTLSGLLQTERHQEAVEYVQALSTGSIAGLGPAADAVRDPYLVAFLSAKKAGALERGVELELGETSWVPTAVVAPVEVVTVVGNLVDNAIDAARTGSRRPARVEVDLLADGTALHVSVVDSGDGVPEALRARIFTEGVSSKGGGNRGLGLALCRQAARSLGGDVRLAEPEDGTGGAVFVAVLPGVLESATGPVDEREAKL; encoded by the coding sequence ATGTCACGCCGCCCGATGCGGTTCGCGCGGCAGGCGTTGCTCCTCCAGATCGGGCTGATCACCCTGGTCACCGCAATCGGGTTCCTGCTCGTGGCGTCGCTGCTCGACCGCAACCTCACCGACCAGTACGGCCAGCGCGCGCTGGGCGTCGCCCGCGCGGTGGCCGCCGACACCGGCCTGGCCGGCGCGGTCGCGGGCGGGGCGCAGCAGGCCGTGCGCGACGAGGCCGAGCGCGCCCGCGAGGCCACCGGCGCGCTGTTCGTCGTGGTGACCGACCGCGACGGGGTCCGGCTGTCGCACCCGAACCCCGACGAGATCGGCGAGCACGTGAGCACCGACCCGCGCTGGGTGCTGGCCGGGCACGAGGTCGTCAACGTCCAGCGCGGCACCCTCGGGCTCTCGGCCCGGGGCAAGGTGCCGCTGCGCACCGCCGACGGCACCGTCGTCGGACAGGTCAGCGTCGGGTTCGACGCCCAGCACATCGAGACCGCGCTGCTGCGGCTCATCGCCACCTCGGCGGCGTTCGCGGGCGGGGCGCTGCTGGTCGGGGTGGCCGGGGCGGCGTGGCTGACCCGCGTGCTCAAGCGGCGCACCCTCGGGCTGGAACCGCACGAGCTGGCGGAGCTGGTGCGCCAGCGCGAGGCGGTGCTCTACGGCATCGGGGAGGGCGTGCTGGCCGTGGACGCGGGCGGCCGGGTCTCGGTGTGCAACCGGGAGGCCGAGCGGCTGCTGGACACCCGGATCGAGACCGGCTCCCCGGCGGCCGACCTGGACATCCCGCCGCGGCTGCGCGAGGTGCTGCTGGCGGGCCGGCCGGTGAGCAACCTGATCACCGTCTCCGGTGACCGGGTGCTGGTGGCCGGACACCGGCCGGTCCGGCGCGACGGCACGGACCTCGGCGGCGTGCTCACCCTGCGCGACCGCACCGACCTGGAAGCGCTCAGTCAGGAGCTGGAGTCGGTGCGCGGCATGACCGACACGCTGCGCGCGCAGCGCCACGAGTTCACCAACCGGCTGCACACGCTGTCCGGGCTGCTCCAGACCGAGCGCCACCAGGAGGCCGTCGAGTACGTGCAGGCGCTGTCCACCGGCTCGATCGCCGGGCTCGGCCCGGCCGCCGACGCGGTGCGCGACCCGTACCTGGTGGCGTTCCTGTCGGCGAAGAAGGCCGGGGCGCTGGAGCGGGGCGTGGAGCTGGAGCTGGGCGAGACCAGCTGGGTGCCCACGGCGGTCGTCGCGCCGGTGGAGGTGGTGACCGTGGTCGGCAACCTGGTGGACAACGCCATCGACGCGGCGCGCACCGGCTCGCGGCGGCCCGCGCGGGTGGAGGTCGACCTGCTCGCCGACGGCACCGCGCTGCACGTGTCGGTCGTGGACAGCGGGGACGGCGTGCCGGAGGCGCTGCGGGCGCGGATCTTCACCGAGGGTGTGTCGTCGAAGGGCGGCGGCAACCGGGGGCTCGGGTTGGCGCTGTGCCGCCAGGCGGCTCGCAGCCTCGGTGGAGACGTGCGGCTCGCGGAGCCCGAGGACGGGACGGGCGGGGCGGTGTTCGTCGCCGTGCTGCCGGGTGTGCTGGAATCCGCGACCGGTCCGGTCGACGAGCGGGAGGCGAAGCTGTGA
- a CDS encoding CitMHS family transporter: protein MIALLGLCMVTVFLYLVMSKRLSPMVSLIVVPAVFAVLGGFAPDLGDMITEGITDVAPTAAMLLFAILYFGIMIDAGLFDPIARGVVRLTRNDPLRLIMGTVALVALVSLDGDGTTTFMITVSALLPIYRKLGVSPVLMTGLACMTNAVLNVVPWGGPAARAASALRLDPQELFVPMIPALAAGLATVFVIAYALGLRERSRLRARTGAPVLVGAGGPAVTGGGDDSDRGGSAGGPADFDVLAPDRESLRPKLIWFNGALTMALLTALIIGVLPIAVLFMIGTGLALIVNYPRLEQQRARIASHADSVVAVVAMVFAAAVFTGVLSGTGMIEQMAQYLLAAMPDALFPFFSVIVAVLSVPFTFFMSNDAFYFGVMPILAEAGAQHGIGAMEIARASLLGQPIHMLSPLVPAMYVLIGLAKVDLGDHHRFAIKWALVVCAVVIASGLGIGIIAIH from the coding sequence TTGATCGCGCTGCTCGGCTTGTGCATGGTGACCGTCTTCCTCTACCTGGTGATGAGCAAACGGCTCTCACCGATGGTGTCGCTCATCGTGGTGCCCGCGGTCTTCGCGGTGCTCGGCGGCTTCGCCCCGGACCTGGGCGACATGATCACCGAGGGCATCACCGACGTGGCGCCCACGGCGGCGATGCTGCTGTTCGCGATCCTCTACTTCGGGATCATGATCGACGCGGGGCTGTTCGACCCGATCGCGCGCGGTGTGGTCCGGCTGACCCGCAACGACCCGCTGCGGCTCATCATGGGCACGGTCGCACTGGTGGCGCTGGTGTCGCTGGACGGCGACGGCACGACGACCTTCATGATCACCGTCTCCGCGCTGCTGCCGATCTACCGCAAGCTCGGGGTGAGCCCGGTGCTGATGACCGGCCTGGCGTGCATGACCAACGCGGTCCTCAACGTCGTGCCGTGGGGCGGCCCGGCGGCGCGCGCGGCCAGCGCGCTGCGGCTGGACCCGCAGGAGCTGTTCGTGCCGATGATCCCGGCGCTGGCGGCCGGGCTGGCCACCGTGTTCGTGATCGCCTACGCGCTCGGCCTGCGCGAGCGCTCCCGGCTCCGCGCCCGCACCGGTGCCCCGGTGCTGGTCGGCGCGGGCGGCCCGGCCGTCACCGGTGGTGGCGACGACAGCGACCGCGGCGGTTCGGCCGGCGGCCCGGCCGACTTCGACGTCCTGGCCCCCGACCGCGAGTCCCTGCGGCCGAAGCTGATCTGGTTCAACGGCGCGCTGACCATGGCGCTGCTGACCGCGCTCATCATCGGCGTCCTGCCGATCGCGGTGCTGTTCATGATCGGCACCGGGCTTGCGCTGATCGTCAACTACCCGCGGCTGGAGCAGCAGCGCGCCCGCATCGCCTCCCACGCCGACAGCGTGGTGGCCGTCGTCGCGATGGTGTTCGCCGCGGCGGTGTTCACCGGCGTGCTCTCGGGCACCGGGATGATCGAGCAGATGGCGCAATACCTGCTGGCGGCCATGCCCGACGCGCTGTTCCCGTTCTTCAGCGTCATCGTCGCGGTGCTCAGCGTCCCGTTCACCTTCTTCATGAGCAACGACGCGTTCTACTTCGGAGTCATGCCGATCCTGGCCGAGGCGGGCGCCCAGCACGGCATCGGCGCCATGGAGATCGCCCGTGCATCGCTGCTGGGCCAGCCGATCCACATGCTCAGCCCGCTGGTGCCCGCGATGTACGTCCTCATCGGGCTGGCCAAGGTCGACCTCGGCGACCACCACCGCTTCGCCATCAAGTGGGCGCTGGTGGTCTGCGCCGTGGTCATCGCCAGCGGACTCGGCATCGGGATCATCGCGATCCACTGA
- a CDS encoding DUF397 domain-containing protein, with translation MTTTPAPFAEHDFRKATRSEPQKSCVRVARRADRVELRDDKTTFGAPDDHRLVFTAEQFDDFLTATRAGRTEGLCLEITRREDGTHVFRSSTSPDAELVFTEAEVDAFRDGIAKHEFDAFAYAA, from the coding sequence ATGACCACAACGCCAGCGCCGTTCGCCGAACACGACTTCCGCAAGGCGACCCGAAGCGAACCGCAAAAGTCGTGCGTGCGGGTGGCGCGCAGGGCTGACCGGGTCGAACTGCGCGACGACAAGACGACCTTCGGCGCGCCGGACGACCACCGCCTCGTGTTCACCGCCGAGCAGTTCGACGACTTCCTCACCGCCACCCGCGCAGGCCGCACCGAGGGTCTGTGCCTGGAGATCACCCGCCGCGAGGACGGCACACACGTCTTCCGCAGCAGCACATCACCGGATGCCGAACTGGTCTTCACCGAGGCCGAGGTCGACGCCTTCCGCGACGGCATCGCCAAGCACGAGTTCGACGCTTTCGCCTACGCCGCATAG
- a CDS encoding DUF5753 domain-containing protein gives MDTILGRSKPSAQATFFLAGRDNAGLVGAAIRVISHRQCETYVRAMHANEPEIDGLTIDDHVKARLARQDILDAPEPTNAHFVLSESCLRRMWGDAEVMREQLDYLVKVSNRPNVMIQVMPFRTPPGRRSPIGNHFVLLRVPSPGAAGPLELAYVEGEGEIRYLDDKKALAAHDTAWARLTSAALSFDESRKFIAKVAREFKK, from the coding sequence GTGGACACCATCCTCGGCCGATCGAAGCCGTCGGCGCAGGCGACGTTTTTCCTGGCCGGACGCGACAACGCCGGGTTGGTCGGGGCAGCCATCAGGGTCATCTCCCACAGACAGTGCGAGACATACGTCCGTGCCATGCACGCCAACGAACCCGAGATCGATGGGCTGACGATCGATGATCACGTAAAAGCCCGGCTCGCGCGGCAGGACATCCTGGATGCGCCAGAGCCGACCAACGCGCACTTCGTGCTCTCGGAATCATGCTTGCGTCGCATGTGGGGCGATGCCGAGGTCATGCGTGAGCAGCTCGATTACCTCGTCAAGGTATCGAATCGCCCGAACGTCATGATCCAGGTGATGCCGTTCAGGACCCCTCCCGGCCGCCGATCCCCCATAGGCAACCACTTCGTCCTGCTTCGCGTGCCGTCGCCAGGTGCCGCCGGACCGCTCGAACTCGCATACGTCGAAGGCGAAGGAGAGATCCGATACCTCGACGACAAGAAGGCGCTCGCCGCGCACGACACCGCTTGGGCACGTCTGACCTCGGCCGCCTTGAGCTTCGACGAGAGCCGCAAGTTCATCGCGAAGGTCGCCCGCGAGTTCAAGAAGTGA